A single region of the Brachypodium distachyon strain Bd21 chromosome 3, Brachypodium_distachyon_v3.0, whole genome shotgun sequence genome encodes:
- the LOC100846524 gene encoding heavy metal-associated isoprenylated plant protein 39 isoform X2, protein MAAQKVVLRVPTMTDDKVKQKAIEAVADIYGVDSIVADLKENKMIIIGEMDTVAIAKKLKKIGKIDIVSVGPAKEEKKEEKKEEKKEEKKEEKKEEKKEEKKEEKK, encoded by the exons ATGGCCGCTCAG AAGGTGGTGCTGAGGGTTCCGACCATGACCGACGACAAGGTGAAGCAGAAGGCCATCGAAGCTGTCGCCGACATCTATG GTGTTGATTCCATAGTTGCGGATCTGAAGGAGAATAAGATGATCATCATAGGCGAGATGGACACTGTGGCAATTGCGAAGAAATTAAAGAAGATTGGGAAGATTGACATTGTGTCTGTTGGACctgcaaaagaagaaaagaaagaggaaaagaaagaggagaagaaagaggaaaagaaagaggaaaagaaagaagagaagaaagaagaaaagaaagaagagaagaaatga
- the LOC100829714 gene encoding low-temperature-induced 65 kDa protein, giving the protein MDAPAMFKTKHVPEDAGLRNIAAEEEGGQQQLHRDEKQHKPVLKKVKEKVKKIKNTIAGHGHGHDHEHGHETDTGGNNSSEEDEEDVAQRERELKAGGYQEDVEDKPLAPMESRSPELHGAPMYDSERVPAAMDHTKKGSGGAPGVRLGDLGGDVVEDPAAPRSTTPAPRGGEDIGTTDVVRDFESMTVSDDQPKQVGAGKMDVDIDKDREATAMPVSAGASGEEEWKDAPTETTEYTGSYTDRLKNTATGTTEYGKKLASTVYEKVAGVGTAVASKAQQVTPGFGSGAGNAQEKTDSDVDVSHLPREGTPLGAGTEEMKRAATDATTGGGAPAPGATYTDKIKSAAAGTTEYGKKLAGTVYEKVAGVTQSAGTATPGVGAQHEREHDPTAATATPGAGTEGLKTAATDAAKTGGGGAPAATYTDKIKSAAAGTTEYGKKLAGTVYEKVAGATQSAGTATPDVGAQRERGHDSTTATATPGAGRPGNGQDKGVSGVTAYIAEKLRPGDEERSLSEAITGAVQQRKEGVGSTVARAREVPAQAATRAREAVTSLTGGGGGTRVSETVQPTTEGNVVGEGVSAAEVPTLRGEEIGAVKNDNTHMM; this is encoded by the exons ATGGACGCGCCAGCCATGTTCAAGACCAAGCACGTGCCCGAGGACGCCGGCCTCCGGAACATAGCCG ctgaggaggagggcggacagcagcagctgcaccGGGACGAGAAGCAGCACAAGCCGGTGCTGAAGAAGGTCAaggagaaggtgaagaagatcaagaacaCCAtcgccggccacggccacggccacgatCACGAGCACGGACACGAGACTGACACCGGCGGCAACAACAGcagcgaggaggacgaggaggacgtCGCGCAGAGGGAGCGCGAGCTGAAGGCCGGCGGCTACCAGGAGGACGTCGAGGACAAGCCCCTCGCCCCCATGGAGTCTCGCAGCCCCGAGCTGCACGGCGCACCCA TGTACGATTCGGAGAGGGTCCCCGCGGCCATGGATCACACGAAGAAGGGCAGCGGCGGTGCCCCCGGGGTGCGGCTGGGCGacctcggcggcgacgtcgtGGAGGACCCGGCGGCGCCACGGTCCACGACGCCCGCGCCGCGAGGCGGGGAGGACATTGGCACCACGGACGTCGTCCGGGACTTCGAGTCCATGACGGTGTCCGACGACCAGCCGAAGCAGGTGGGCGCCGGGAAGATGGACGTCGACATCGACAAGGACAGAGAGGCCACTGCAATGCCGGTGTCGGCCGGCGCCTCCGGGGAGGAGGAATGGAAGGACGCGCCCACGGAGACCACTGAGTACACTGGGAGCTACACGGACAGGCTGAAGAACACGGCGACCGGCACCACGGAGTACGGCAAGAAGCTGGCGAGCACGGTGTACGAGAAGGTGGCCGGCGTCGGCACGGCCGTGGCCAGCAAGGCGCAGCAGGTCACCCCAGGcttcggctccggcgccgggaACGCGCAGGAGAAGACCGACTCAGACGTCGACGTCAGCCACTTGCCGAGGGAGGGAACGCCGCTGGGCGCTGGCACGGAGGAGATGAAGAGAGCGGCCACGGACGCGAcgacgggaggaggagcgcctgCGCCTGGCGCGACGTACACGGACAAGATCAAGTCTGCGGCCGCGGGCACCACGGAGTACGGCAAGAAGCTGGCGGGCACCGTGTACGAGAAGGTGGCCGGCGTGACGCAGTCGGCCGGCACCGCCACccccggcgtcggcgcgcAGCACGAGCGCGAGCACGACCCTacggcggccacggccacaCCAGGCGCGGGCACGGAGGGGCTTAAAACCGCGGCCACGGACGCCGCGAagacgggaggaggaggagcgcctgCCGCGACGTACACGGACAAGATCAAGTCCGCGGCTGCGGGCACCACGGAGTACGGCAAGAAGCTCGCGGGCACCGTGTACGAGAAGGTGGCCGGCGCGACCCAGTCGGCCGGCACCGCCACACCCGACGTCGGCGCGCAGCGCGAGCGCGGGCACGACTCCACGACGGCGACAGCCACCCCGGGCGCCGGCCGTCCGGGGAACGGGCAGGACAAGGGCGTGTCGGGCGTGACGGCGTACATCGCCGAGAAGCTGCGGCCGGGCGACGAGGAGCGGTCGCTGAGCGAGGCGATCACGGGCGCCGTGCAGCAGCGCAAGGAGGGCGTCGGGAGCACGGTGGCCAGGGCGCGGGAGGTGCCCGCGCAGGCGGCGACCAGGGCGCGGGAGGCCGTCACGTcgctcaccggcggcggcggcgggacccGCGTCTCCGAGACCGTGCAGCCCACCACAG AGGGGAACGTCGTTGGGGAAGGCgtctcggcggcggaggtgccCACGCTTCGCGGGGAGGAGATCGGAGCCGTGAAGAACGACAACACCCACATGATGTGA
- the LOC100846524 gene encoding heavy metal-associated isoprenylated plant protein 39 isoform X1 produces MAAQQKVVLRVPTMTDDKVKQKAIEAVADIYGVDSIVADLKENKMIIIGEMDTVAIAKKLKKIGKIDIVSVGPAKEEKKEEKKEEKKEEKKEEKKEEKKEEKKEEKK; encoded by the exons ATGGCCGCTCAG CAGAAGGTGGTGCTGAGGGTTCCGACCATGACCGACGACAAGGTGAAGCAGAAGGCCATCGAAGCTGTCGCCGACATCTATG GTGTTGATTCCATAGTTGCGGATCTGAAGGAGAATAAGATGATCATCATAGGCGAGATGGACACTGTGGCAATTGCGAAGAAATTAAAGAAGATTGGGAAGATTGACATTGTGTCTGTTGGACctgcaaaagaagaaaagaaagaggaaaagaaagaggagaagaaagaggaaaagaaagaggaaaagaaagaagagaagaaagaagaaaagaaagaagagaagaaatga
- the LOC100830027 gene encoding pentatricopeptide repeat-containing protein At3g60050, with amino-acid sequence MIRGARQASPGAARLFRHSRRLCSNRSRNGVEGPGTGKQDADGIHERGGEEGPHAGRIPPEVLLGMPPPPPGQRGGDDDDGENLRFASRYRSRRKYFEELSLEVDRIVKILLQDGPGFSARQALDEMNLRVSNELVREVLSRIVVSVDSVNRERFPRLAYKFFLWAGQQEGYHHSTGMYNLVMKVFAQCGEVKAMWRLLEEMTENGLSISARTFHLLICTCGQAGLRRRLVERFIKSSSFNYRPFRNSFNAILHTLLTIEQYSLIEWVHQKMLMEGHSPDVLTYNIVMRAKYMLGKLDQFHRLLDEMGKNGLTPDLHTYNILLHVLGKGDKPLAALNLLNYMSDVGCVPSVLHFTNLIDGLSRAGNLEACKYFFDEMMKKGCEPDVVCYTVMITGYVAAAELEEAQKLFDDMLVRGKLPNVYTYNTMIRGLCIVGEFDKACSMLKDMDLRGCTPNFSVYSTLVCRLRNAGKDAEANNVIKYMANKGQYLHLLSRFGGYRRC; translated from the coding sequence ATGATCCGGGGGGCTCGCCAAGCTTCACCCGGAGCAGCCCGGCTGTTCCGGCATTCCCGGCGCCTCTGCAGCAACCGTTCACGGAACGGCGTCGAGGGGCCGGGCACCGGAAAGCAGGATGCTGATGGAATTCACGAGAGAGGGGGCGAGGAGGGCCCGCATGCCGGCCGCATCCCACCCGAAGTGCTCCTCGGGatgcccccgcccccgcccggCCAGAGGGGgggcgacgacgatgatggCGAAAATTTGCGTTTTGCTTCCCGTTACAGATCCAGGAGAAAGTATTTCGAAGAATTGAGTCTGGAAGTAGATAGGATTGTCAAGATTCTGCTGCAGGACGGTCCGGGGTTCAGCGCCCGCCAGGCGCTCGACGAAATGAACCTGAGGGTGTCCAATGAGTTggtcagggaagtgttgtccAGGATCGTTGTGTCTGTTGATAGTGTCAACCGAGAGAGATTCCCGAGGCTGGCATACAAGTTCTTCCTGTGGGCAGGGCAGCAAGAGGGGTACCACCATAGCACGGGTATGTACAACCTTGTCATGAAGGTCTTTGCTCAGTGTGGGGAGGTTAAAGCTATGTGGAGGCTACTTGAGGAAATGACGGAGAATGGGCTGTCTATCTCTGCCCGTACGTTCCACCTTCTGATATGCACGTGTGGGCAGGCCGGGTTGAGGCGAAGGCTGGTTGAAAGGTTCATCAAGTCAAGTAGTTTCAACTACCGCCCTTTCAGGAATTCGTTCAATGCGATATTGCACACGCTCCTAACAATAGAACAGTACTCATTGATTGAATGGGTTCACCAGAAAATGCTCATGGAGGGGCACTCCCCTGATGTATTGACATACAACATCGTGATGCGTGCAAAGTATATGCTAGGGAAGTTGGATCAGTTCCACAGATTGCTTGATGAGATGGGAAAAAACGGGCTTACTCCTGACCTTCATACATATAATATCTTGCTTCATGTACTTGGTAAAGGAGACAAACCACTCGCAGCTCTGAATTTGCTGAACTATATGAGTGATGTTGGTTGTGTACCGAGTGTGCTCCATTTCACTAACTTGATAGATGGTCTTAGCCGTGCTGGCAACCTAGAAGCTTGCAAGTATTTTTTTGATGAGATGATGAAGAAAGGGTGTGAACCGGATGTTGTCTGCTACACTGTTATGATCACAGGCTATGTGGCAGCTGCAGAACTTGAGGAAGCCCAGAAGTTGTTTGATGATATGTTGGTGAGAGGGAAGCTTCCGAATGTGTACACTTATAATACAATGATACGCGGGCTTTGCATAGTAGGGGAGTTTGATAAAGCTTGCTCTATGCTAAAGGACATGGACCTGCGTGGATGCACACCAAACTTCTCAGTGTATAGTACTTTAGTGTGCAGATTGCGAAATGCTGGAAAGGATGCTGAAGCTAATAATGTCATTAAGTACATGGCAAATAAGGGCCAATATCTTCATTTGTTGTCGAGATTCGGGGGATATAGAAGATGCTGA
- the LOC100829407 gene encoding non-specific lipid-transfer protein 2P has translation MAKAAAMSVVVTAALVIVLVATATAMMVAAQCDAGQLVVCAPAILGGAMPTASCCSKLREQEQQGCFCEYLRNPAYAGYINSQTARGAIAACNVTLPQCS, from the coding sequence atggcgaaggcggcggcgatgagcgTGGTGGTGACGGCGGCGCTGGTAATTGTGCtggtggcgacggcgacggcgatgatggtggcggcgcagtGCGACGCGGGGCAGCTGGTGGTGTGCGCGCCGGCGATCCTCGGCGGGGCGATGCCGACGGCGTCGTGCTGCAGCAAGCTGCGcgagcaggagcagcaagGGTGCTTCTGCGAGTACCTACGCAACCCGGCGTACGCTGGCTACATCAACAGCCAGACTGCCCGCGGGGCCATTGCCGCCTGCAACGTCACCCTCCCGCAGTGCAGCTAA